In Phreatobacter stygius, a genomic segment contains:
- a CDS encoding transglutaminase-like cysteine peptidase, whose translation MALATVLAPAWHGVRAGPQLAYLTEAGTTSVPIGWAQFCELNAADCQARPARVENVTLSRAVWTQLVRINAHVNATVEPVTDIDQYGADEVWTYPISGRGDCEDYVLLKKQMLIRAGLPASALLITVVRDRKGEGHAILTVKTDRGDYVLDNETDEIRLWHATGYRFVKRQSQDDPNRWVTVGPATAPTAVASP comes from the coding sequence TTGGCGCTGGCGACCGTGCTCGCGCCCGCCTGGCATGGCGTTCGGGCCGGTCCGCAGCTCGCCTATCTGACCGAGGCCGGCACCACCAGCGTGCCGATCGGCTGGGCCCAGTTCTGCGAGCTCAATGCCGCGGATTGCCAGGCCCGTCCGGCCCGCGTCGAGAACGTCACGCTGAGCCGCGCGGTCTGGACCCAGCTCGTGCGCATCAACGCCCATGTCAACGCAACCGTCGAGCCGGTCACCGACATCGACCAATATGGCGCCGACGAGGTCTGGACCTATCCGATCTCCGGCCGCGGCGACTGCGAGGACTATGTGCTGTTGAAGAAGCAGATGCTGATCCGCGCCGGCCTGCCGGCCAGCGCCCTGTTGATCACCGTGGTGCGCGACCGCAAGGGCGAGGGCCACGCCATCCTGACCGTCAAGACCGATCGCGGCGACTACGTGCTCGACAACGAGACCGACGAGATCCGCCTCTGGCATGCGACCGGCTATCGCTTCGTCAAGCGCCAGTCCCAGGACGACCCGAACCGCTGGGTGACGGTCGGCCCCGCAACGGCGCCGACCGCCGTCGCGTCCCCATAA
- a CDS encoding peptidase encodes MTYCCGILVRDGLVMIADTRTNAGLDNISTFRKLQVFEKPGERAIALASAGNLSITQSVLGFLNEGLRNEETGEIETIMNAPTMFQAAQRVGRAIRMVRSLDGPGLDQDGIKFEASFLFGGQISQRRLRLFMIYAAGNCIECTVDTPYLQIGEHKYGKPILDRAIKYDTTLNDALKIGLVSMDSTMRSNLGVGMPIDIAVMPRGEAKVETNYRIEPGEPYFHDLRERWSAALRKAHMDIPPPPYSGSNVGK; translated from the coding sequence ATGACCTATTGCTGCGGCATTCTGGTGCGCGACGGTCTGGTGATGATCGCCGACACCCGCACCAATGCTGGCCTCGACAATATCTCGACCTTCCGCAAGCTGCAGGTGTTCGAGAAGCCGGGCGAGCGGGCGATCGCGCTCGCCTCCGCCGGCAACCTGTCGATCACCCAGTCGGTGCTTGGCTTCCTCAACGAGGGCCTGCGCAACGAGGAGACCGGCGAGATCGAGACGATCATGAACGCGCCGACCATGTTCCAGGCGGCACAGCGGGTCGGCCGGGCGATCCGCATGGTGCGTTCGCTCGACGGTCCCGGCCTCGACCAGGACGGCATCAAGTTCGAGGCGTCGTTCCTGTTCGGCGGCCAGATCAGCCAGCGGCGGCTGCGCCTGTTCATGATCTATGCTGCGGGCAATTGCATCGAATGCACGGTCGACACGCCCTATCTGCAGATCGGCGAGCACAAATATGGCAAGCCGATCCTCGACCGCGCGATCAAATACGACACCACCCTCAACGACGCCCTGAAGATCGGCCTGGTGTCGATGGATTCGACCATGCGCTCCAATCTCGGCGTCGGCATGCCGATCGACATCGCGGTGATGCCGCGCGGCGAGGCGAAGGTCGAGACCAATTACCGGATCGAGCCGGGCGAGCCCTATTTCCACGACCTGCGCGAGCGCTGGTCGGCGGCGCTGCGCAAGGCCCATATGGATATTCCGCCGCCGCCCTATTCGGGGTCGAATGTGGGCAAGTGA
- the cysE gene encoding serine O-acetyltransferase produces MSASFRSDVRQRVQGLESVDPVWHRIRAEASAAAEREPALATFLFGSVISQHSLEEAVASRVATRLDHPDVPMAIIRQAFHDALDTASEIGVSMRADIMAVVDRDPATDRAIEPLLYFKGFHAIQSHRLAHWLWAAGRKDFALYLQSRSSVVFQTDIHPAARIGRGIFLDHATGLVVGATAVVEDEVSILQDVTLGGTGKETGDRHPKIGRGVMIGAGAKVLGNIEIGHHSRIASGSVVLSPVPPCKTVAGVPAKIVGEAGCPEPSRSMDQMIAGDCGG; encoded by the coding sequence ATGTCTGCGAGCTTTCGTTCGGACGTGCGCCAGCGCGTCCAGGGCCTTGAATCGGTCGACCCGGTCTGGCACCGCATTCGGGCCGAAGCCAGTGCCGCGGCCGAACGCGAGCCGGCGCTGGCGACCTTCCTGTTCGGCTCGGTGATCTCGCAGCATTCGCTGGAGGAGGCGGTCGCCTCGCGGGTCGCCACCAGGCTCGATCATCCCGACGTGCCCATGGCGATCATCCGCCAGGCCTTCCACGATGCGCTCGACACCGCCTCGGAGATCGGCGTGTCGATGCGCGCCGACATCATGGCGGTGGTCGATCGCGACCCGGCCACCGACCGGGCGATCGAGCCGCTGCTCTATTTCAAGGGTTTCCACGCGATCCAGAGCCACCGGCTGGCGCATTGGCTCTGGGCGGCCGGGCGCAAGGATTTCGCGCTCTATCTGCAGAGCCGCTCGTCGGTGGTGTTCCAGACCGACATTCATCCCGCCGCCCGGATCGGCCGGGGCATCTTCCTCGACCATGCCACCGGCCTGGTCGTCGGCGCGACCGCGGTGGTCGAGGACGAGGTGTCGATCCTGCAGGACGTGACGCTCGGCGGCACGGGCAAGGAAACCGGCGACCGGCATCCGAAGATCGGCCGCGGGGTGATGATCGGCGCCGGCGCCAAGGTGCTCGGCAATATCGAGATCGGCCATCATTCACGGATCGCCTCCGGCTCGGTGGTGCTGTCGCCCGTGCCGCCCTGCAAGACGGTTGCCGGCGTGCCGGCCAAGATCGTCGGCGAGGCCGGCTGTCCGGAGCCGTCGCGCAGCATGGACCAGATGATCGCCGGGGATTGCGGCGGCTGA
- a CDS encoding DUF6949 family protein: MSLLSLQLIHSLALGFAVAGLFVALYRVLTEKPASFRLLQTGGFGAVLAVPFLAFAAPAIIIRNTIRGRLIENRRFEFVFLATVLAGIWSLMSGRVVAMVIMSFGF, translated from the coding sequence ATGTCGCTGTTGAGCCTGCAACTCATCCATTCGCTCGCGCTGGGTTTTGCCGTCGCCGGGCTGTTCGTCGCGCTCTACCGGGTGCTGACGGAAAAGCCGGCGAGCTTCCGGCTGCTGCAGACCGGCGGTTTCGGTGCGGTGCTCGCGGTGCCGTTCCTGGCCTTCGCCGCACCGGCGATCATCATCCGCAACACCATTCGCGGCCGGCTGATCGAGAACCGGCGTTTCGAATTCGTGTTCCTGGCCACCGTGCTGGCCGGCATCTGGAGCCTGATGTCGGGCCGGGTGGTCGCCATGGTGATCATGTCTTTCGGCTTCTGA
- a CDS encoding DUF3126 family protein produces MDKQEITKLQDYLRRKFGNTTIKLTPNPRRKEMIEVTIGDEQIGTLYKDVEDGETSYTVTISILDIDLEDE; encoded by the coding sequence GTGGACAAGCAGGAAATCACCAAGCTGCAGGACTACCTGCGCCGCAAGTTCGGCAACACGACGATCAAGCTCACGCCCAATCCGCGCCGCAAGGAGATGATCGAGGTCACCATCGGCGACGAGCAGATCGGCACGCTCTACAAGGATGTCGAGGACGGCGAGACCTCCTACACCGTGACCATCTCGATCCTCGATATCGATCTCGAGGACGAATAG
- a CDS encoding gamma carbonic anhydrase family protein, producing MPIYALDGIAPELPADQRFFVAPDAHVIGAVRLKTDAGIWFGAVLRGDNEWIEVGERSNIQEMCVLHTDMGYPLVIGPDCTIGHKAILHGCTIGANTLVGMGATILNNAKIGRNCLVGANALITEGKEFPDNSLIVGSPARAVRSLDDAAVARLKLSAAHYVENANRFKNGLKVIG from the coding sequence ATGCCTATTTACGCGCTCGACGGCATTGCGCCGGAGCTTCCCGCCGATCAGCGCTTCTTCGTGGCGCCCGACGCCCATGTGATCGGGGCGGTGCGGCTGAAGACCGATGCCGGCATCTGGTTCGGCGCCGTGCTGCGCGGCGACAACGAGTGGATCGAGGTCGGCGAGCGCAGCAATATCCAGGAAATGTGCGTGCTGCACACCGATATGGGCTACCCGCTGGTGATCGGGCCGGACTGCACCATCGGCCACAAGGCGATCCTGCACGGCTGCACGATCGGCGCCAATACGCTGGTCGGCATGGGCGCAACCATTCTCAACAATGCCAAGATCGGGCGGAACTGCCTCGTCGGCGCCAATGCGCTGATCACCGAGGGCAAGGAGTTCCCGGACAATTCACTGATCGTCGGCTCGCCGGCGCGCGCCGTGCGCAGCCTCGACGACGCGGCGGTTGCCCGCCTGAAGCTGAGCGCGGCGCATTATGTCGAGAACGCCAACCGGTTCAAGAACGGCCTCAAGGTCATCGGGTGA
- a CDS encoding glycoside hydrolase family 3 N-terminal domain-containing protein: protein MPTVLVRALAFTLMTLSLATLSAVPLSAQADRGLAWRTGDEAQAIERRVEALLARMTLDEKIGQLNLTGRGDGFDPQWVATGRSGAVMNFIDPAEVRRLQDLVQASRLKIPLIIGLDAIHGFATYFPQPIGQAATFDPRLIELAAYWTARESRAAGVNWTFAPMVDLTRDPRWGRVFEGAGEDVHLATIVAAARVRGYHRGGLGTSVKHFAGYGEAEAGRDYNSVWIPPSKLLDLHVPPFLAAIRAGAFTAMTSLSAMNGVPATADRPLLTGLLKGRLGFRGFVVSDFASIEELINHGVAADGAEAARKALLAGVDMDMFSGLFIRHLADEVRAERVPVAAIDEAVRRILRVKFHMGLFDAPPVDPAATAGQITTQPAREAALEVAREAMVLLKNDGDILPIRPDVRSIAVIGALGMIDDDWQYGDNVGLPRIRRPTVQGELARQLGPDVKITAQAGLTTICGTEFADREATLRAAREADLIVAVLGEECEFMGESASRTRLDLPGVQGQLLDDLIATGKPVVLVLKTARPLVLTDIAARVPAIIQSFHLGSQGRVAIGEVLTGRVNPSGKLPMSMPRSVGQIPVYYDQLPTGRPLRKGERYETSFVDERNEPLFPFGFGLSYTRFTLDALTLDSASVPLNGTIAGSVRLANVGSRDGREVVQVYLRQRVGSRSRPLRQLRAFDKVTLGAGASQTVRFAVPVEALGFHDDQGRRHLEPGLYDVFVGTDSRAELTATVTVRGRVANND from the coding sequence ATGCCCACCGTCCTCGTCCGAGCCCTCGCCTTCACTCTGATGACGCTGTCTCTGGCGACGCTGTCCGCCGTGCCACTGTCGGCCCAGGCCGACCGCGGCCTCGCCTGGAGAACCGGCGACGAGGCCCAGGCGATCGAGCGGCGCGTCGAGGCCTTGCTGGCGCGCATGACGCTCGACGAGAAGATCGGCCAGCTCAACCTGACCGGCCGCGGCGACGGCTTCGATCCTCAGTGGGTGGCGACCGGCCGCTCCGGCGCGGTGATGAATTTCATCGATCCGGCCGAGGTCCGCCGCCTGCAGGATCTGGTCCAGGCGAGCCGCCTGAAGATCCCGCTGATCATTGGCCTCGACGCGATCCATGGCTTTGCCACCTATTTTCCCCAGCCGATCGGCCAGGCCGCGACCTTCGACCCGCGCCTGATCGAGCTTGCCGCCTATTGGACCGCCCGGGAATCGCGCGCCGCCGGCGTCAACTGGACCTTCGCGCCGATGGTCGACCTGACCCGCGATCCGCGCTGGGGCCGGGTCTTCGAGGGCGCCGGCGAAGACGTCCATCTCGCCACCATCGTCGCCGCGGCCCGGGTCCGCGGCTATCACCGCGGTGGGCTTGGCACCAGCGTCAAACATTTCGCCGGTTACGGCGAGGCCGAGGCCGGACGCGACTATAACAGCGTCTGGATCCCGCCCTCCAAGCTGCTCGACCTCCACGTGCCGCCCTTCCTGGCGGCGATCCGCGCCGGCGCCTTCACCGCCATGACCTCGCTCAGCGCCATGAACGGCGTGCCGGCCACCGCCGACCGTCCGCTGCTCACCGGCCTGCTCAAGGGCCGGCTCGGCTTTCGTGGTTTCGTCGTCTCCGACTTCGCCTCGATCGAGGAGCTGATCAACCACGGCGTCGCCGCCGACGGCGCCGAAGCGGCGCGCAAGGCCCTGCTCGCCGGCGTCGACATGGACATGTTCTCCGGCCTGTTCATCCGCCATCTCGCCGATGAGGTGCGCGCCGAACGGGTGCCGGTGGCCGCCATCGACGAGGCGGTCCGGCGGATCCTCCGGGTCAAGTTCCATATGGGCCTGTTCGACGCCCCACCGGTCGACCCGGCGGCAACGGCTGGCCAGATCACCACCCAGCCGGCGCGCGAGGCGGCCCTCGAGGTCGCGCGCGAGGCCATGGTGCTGCTGAAGAACGACGGCGACATCCTGCCGATCCGTCCCGACGTCCGGTCGATCGCCGTCATCGGCGCGCTCGGCATGATCGATGACGACTGGCAATATGGCGACAATGTCGGCCTGCCGCGCATCCGCCGCCCGACCGTCCAGGGCGAGCTGGCCCGCCAGCTCGGACCGGATGTGAAGATCACCGCCCAGGCCGGGCTGACCACCATTTGCGGCACCGAATTCGCCGATCGCGAAGCCACCCTCCGCGCCGCCCGCGAGGCCGACCTGATCGTCGCCGTGCTCGGCGAGGAATGCGAGTTCATGGGCGAAAGCGCCTCACGCACCAGGCTCGACCTGCCCGGCGTCCAGGGCCAGCTGCTCGACGACCTCATCGCCACCGGCAAGCCGGTGGTGCTGGTGCTGAAGACCGCGCGGCCGCTGGTCCTGACTGATATCGCGGCGCGCGTGCCGGCGATCATCCAGAGCTTCCATCTGGGATCACAGGGCCGTGTCGCCATTGGCGAAGTGCTGACCGGCCGGGTCAACCCGAGCGGCAAGCTGCCGATGAGCATGCCGCGTTCGGTTGGCCAGATCCCGGTCTATTACGACCAGTTGCCGACCGGCCGGCCGCTGCGCAAGGGCGAGCGCTACGAGACCTCCTTCGTCGACGAGCGCAACGAACCGCTGTTTCCCTTCGGTTTCGGCCTCTCCTACACCCGCTTCACGCTTGACGCGCTGACGCTCGACAGCGCCAGCGTGCCGCTGAACGGCACGATTGCCGGCTCGGTCCGGCTCGCCAATGTCGGCAGCCGCGACGGGCGCGAAGTGGTGCAGGTCTATCTGCGCCAGCGCGTCGGCTCGCGCTCGCGCCCGCTCCGGCAATTGCGGGCCTTCGACAAGGTGACGCTTGGCGCCGGCGCCAGCCAGACCGTGCGCTTCGCCGTGCCGGTGGAAGCCCTCGGCTTCCATGACGACCAGGGCCGGCGCCATCTCGAGCCCGGCCTCTACGACGTCTTCGTCGGCACCGATTCGCGCGCCGAACTGACCGCGACCGTGACGGTGAGAGGGCGAGTGGCGAATAACGACTAG
- a CDS encoding circularly permuted type 2 ATP-grasp protein, translating to MPDDVAAFDEMNIAGGGVRPAYETLAHWLKSVPEGLLETRAREAEALFRRIGITFAVYGDAESTERLIPFDVVPRVLTYAEWATLSGGLTQRVKAINAFLNDVYGRREILRAGIVPEDLVYRNPAFRPEMNQQPVPHGIYVMIAGIDIVRVDGDTFYVLEDNARTPSGVSYMLENREVMFRLFPELFAQHRVAPVENYTDDLLATLKSVAPISASADPTCVLLTPGQFNSAYYEHTFLADKLGVELVEGRDLFVKGDIVYMRTTQGPKRVDVIYRRLDDEFLDPLTFRPDSALGVPGLISAYHHGNVTLANAVGTGVADDKAVYSYMPEIVKFYLGEEPILKNVPTFRCREADGLGYVLDNLKDLVVKEVHGSGGYGMLIGPKATSAEIEIFRQKLKKDPENFIAQPTLALSTCPTLVEEGVAPRHVDLRPFVLTGRDKVRIVPGGLTRVALKQGSLVVNSSQGGGTKDTWVLDC from the coding sequence ATGCCGGATGACGTAGCGGCCTTTGACGAAATGAACATTGCGGGCGGTGGCGTCCGTCCGGCCTACGAAACTCTGGCGCATTGGCTGAAATCGGTCCCTGAGGGCCTGCTCGAAACCCGGGCCCGCGAGGCGGAAGCGCTGTTCCGGCGCATCGGCATCACCTTTGCCGTCTATGGCGACGCGGAATCGACCGAGCGGCTGATCCCTTTCGATGTTGTGCCGCGGGTGCTGACCTATGCCGAGTGGGCGACGCTGTCGGGTGGCCTGACCCAGCGGGTCAAGGCGATCAACGCCTTCCTCAATGACGTCTATGGCCGGCGCGAGATCTTGCGAGCCGGCATCGTTCCGGAAGACCTGGTCTACCGCAATCCGGCGTTCCGTCCGGAGATGAACCAGCAGCCGGTGCCCCATGGCATCTATGTGATGATTGCCGGCATCGACATCGTGCGCGTCGACGGCGACACCTTCTACGTGCTCGAGGACAATGCCCGTACCCCCTCGGGCGTCTCCTACATGCTGGAGAACCGCGAGGTCATGTTCCGGCTGTTCCCGGAACTGTTCGCCCAGCACCGCGTGGCGCCGGTCGAGAACTATACCGACGACCTGCTGGCGACCTTGAAATCGGTGGCACCCATTTCGGCTTCCGCCGACCCGACCTGTGTGCTGCTGACGCCCGGCCAGTTCAACTCGGCCTATTACGAGCACACGTTCCTCGCCGACAAGCTGGGCGTCGAACTGGTCGAGGGCCGCGACCTCTTCGTCAAGGGCGACATCGTCTACATGCGCACCACCCAGGGGCCGAAGCGGGTCGACGTGATCTATCGCCGCCTCGACGACGAGTTCCTCGACCCGCTCACCTTCCGGCCCGATTCGGCGCTCGGCGTGCCCGGCCTGATCTCGGCCTATCACCACGGCAATGTGACGCTCGCCAATGCGGTCGGCACCGGGGTTGCCGACGACAAGGCGGTCTACAGCTACATGCCGGAGATCGTGAAATTCTATCTCGGCGAGGAGCCGATCCTGAAGAACGTGCCGACCTTCCGCTGCCGTGAGGCCGACGGGCTCGGCTACGTGCTCGACAACCTGAAAGACCTGGTGGTCAAGGAAGTCCATGGGTCCGGCGGCTACGGCATGCTGATCGGGCCGAAGGCGACCAGCGCCGAGATCGAGATCTTCCGCCAGAAGCTCAAGAAGGACCCGGAGAACTTCATCGCCCAGCCGACCTTGGCGCTGTCGACCTGTCCGACGCTGGTCGAGGAAGGCGTCGCGCCGCGCCATGTCGACCTCAGGCCCTTCGTGCTGACCGGTCGCGACAAGGTGCGCATCGTGCCGGGGGGATTGACCCGCGTCGCGCTGAAACAGGGCTCGCTCGTGGTCAATTCCAGCCAGGGCGGTGGCACCAAGGACACCTGGGTATTGGATTGCTGA
- a CDS encoding 2-hydroxychromene-2-carboxylate isomerase, with translation MAAPSIDFFYEFASSYSYPAAMRAGEVAERAGVTLRWRPFLLGPIFADLGLTTSPFNTQPAKGRYMWRDLQRTMAAASLPFRMPDPFPQNSLLAARVATALPDDGKRAAFSRAVYRAAFGDGAQIADAEVLGRLLRDIGVEPAPLLVAAGSDAVKQALRAAVEAAKAAGIFGAPSFVTADGELFWGNDRLDQAVAWAARGA, from the coding sequence ATGGCGGCACCGTCCATCGACTTCTTCTATGAGTTCGCCTCGAGCTATTCCTATCCGGCCGCGATGCGGGCCGGGGAGGTGGCGGAGCGCGCCGGTGTCACCTTGCGCTGGCGGCCCTTCCTGCTCGGGCCGATCTTCGCCGATCTCGGCCTGACCACGTCGCCCTTCAACACCCAGCCGGCCAAGGGCCGCTACATGTGGCGCGACCTGCAGCGAACCATGGCGGCCGCCAGCCTGCCGTTCCGGATGCCCGATCCGTTCCCGCAGAACAGCCTGCTGGCGGCGCGCGTCGCGACCGCCTTGCCGGATGACGGCAAGCGCGCGGCTTTTTCGCGCGCCGTCTATCGCGCCGCGTTCGGGGACGGCGCGCAGATCGCCGACGCCGAAGTGCTTGGCCGGCTGCTGCGCGACATCGGCGTCGAGCCGGCGCCGTTGCTGGTGGCGGCCGGCAGCGACGCGGTCAAGCAGGCGCTCAGGGCCGCGGTCGAGGCGGCCAAGGCCGCCGGCATCTTCGGCGCGCCGAGCTTCGTGACCGCCGACGGCGAATTGTTCTGGGGCAATGACCGGCTCGACCAGGCGGTGGCCTGGGCCGCCCGGGGCGCGTGA
- a CDS encoding PAS domain-containing protein: MRHAASRTLFNYWDGLRAGGIAPDRADIEPRGIAGILGDTFILETDRLGVVPYRLAGSRVCAIFGQEMKGLPFLGHFTGQDRARVAQGLADANAAPTGLLIAAEGISAAGQTVPLELVVLPLAHRGRIGARMVGVISMLESPYWIGRDEITELKVVHVKLIWPNWQDQQPAQPRVAIANAASSAISAVFPSRPALRVIEGGRMA; the protein is encoded by the coding sequence ATGCGACATGCAGCGAGCCGCACCCTGTTCAACTATTGGGACGGCCTGCGCGCCGGCGGGATCGCTCCCGACCGCGCCGATATCGAGCCGCGCGGCATTGCCGGCATCCTGGGAGACACCTTCATCCTGGAGACCGATCGGCTCGGCGTCGTGCCCTATCGCCTGGCCGGCTCCCGGGTCTGCGCCATTTTCGGACAGGAGATGAAGGGCCTGCCCTTCCTCGGCCATTTCACCGGACAGGACCGTGCCAGGGTGGCTCAGGGGCTTGCCGACGCCAATGCCGCACCGACCGGCCTGCTGATCGCCGCCGAAGGCATCAGCGCGGCGGGACAGACGGTGCCGCTGGAACTGGTCGTGCTGCCGCTCGCCCATCGCGGCCGGATCGGCGCACGCATGGTCGGCGTGATCTCGATGCTGGAGAGCCCCTATTGGATCGGCCGCGACGAAATCACCGAGCTGAAGGTGGTCCATGTCAAACTGATCTGGCCGAATTGGCAGGACCAGCAGCCGGCGCAGCCCCGCGTGGCCATCGCCAACGCGGCGAGTTCGGCGATTTCCGCCGTGTTTCCGTCCCGCCCGGCGCTGCGGGTCATCGAGGGCGGCCGCATGGCCTGA
- a CDS encoding PilZ domain-containing protein, translating to MPALAKVLSVASGEESRRFQRVRVDLLGRFMLSDRREFPCQAIDMSPGGAQIVAPVVGKLGERVVAYLDHIGRIEGMVVRVVPNGFSMTIEASARKRDKLADQLTWLANRQILGLPEDRRHERIVPTNPFTTITVPSGEKLPVRIIDISLSGAAIAGTDSVKVGDIVQVSRTMARVVRMLDKGFAVEFSGQQPIETILQLAREVGADLGADIRSDQDDRFPTR from the coding sequence ATGCCAGCGCTCGCCAAAGTCCTGTCCGTCGCCTCGGGCGAAGAGAGCCGCCGCTTTCAGCGCGTGCGTGTGGATCTGCTCGGCCGTTTCATGCTGAGCGACCGCCGCGAATTCCCCTGCCAGGCCATCGACATGTCGCCCGGCGGCGCCCAGATCGTCGCCCCCGTGGTCGGCAAGCTCGGCGAGCGGGTGGTTGCCTATCTCGACCATATCGGGCGCATCGAGGGCATGGTCGTCCGGGTCGTCCCGAACGGTTTCAGCATGACCATCGAGGCTTCGGCGCGCAAACGCGACAAGCTTGCCGATCAGCTGACCTGGCTGGCCAACCGGCAGATTCTCGGCCTGCCCGAGGATCGCCGGCACGAACGCATCGTGCCGACCAACCCGTTCACCACCATCACCGTGCCGTCAGGTGAAAAGCTGCCGGTCCGGATCATCGACATCTCGCTGTCCGGCGCCGCCATTGCCGGAACCGACAGCGTCAAGGTCGGCGACATCGTCCAGGTCTCGCGCACCATGGCGCGTGTCGTGCGCATGCTCGACAAGGGCTTTGCGGTGGAATTCTCCGGCCAGCAGCCGATCGAGACCATCCTGCAGCTGGCCCGCGAGGTCGGCGCGGACCTCGGCGCCGACATCCGGTCCGACCAGGACGACCGCTTCCCCACGCGCTGA
- a CDS encoding alpha/beta fold hydrolase produces MPALPTPLPLQTFASAGVAIAYFDVGEGEPILCIHGFASSAHVNWVYPGWVETLTKAGRRVIALDNRGHGASEKLYDPAAYHTTVMAEDARGLMDHLGLETADVLGYSMGARITAFLALRHPARVRSAVLGGLGIKLVDGVGLPETIADALEAPSLDEVTDPQGRMFRAFANQTRSDRAALAACIRGSRNLMTAEEVGEIRCPTLVAVGTKDQIAGEPEPLAALIPKGEALDIPDRDHMPAVGDKVFKAGVVQFLSRRP; encoded by the coding sequence ATGCCCGCACTTCCGACGCCCCTGCCGCTCCAGACCTTTGCCTCCGCCGGCGTCGCCATCGCCTATTTCGATGTCGGCGAGGGCGAGCCGATCCTGTGCATTCACGGTTTCGCCTCCTCGGCCCATGTCAACTGGGTCTATCCCGGCTGGGTCGAGACGCTGACCAAGGCCGGCCGGCGGGTCATCGCGCTCGACAATCGCGGCCACGGCGCGTCCGAGAAGCTCTATGATCCCGCTGCCTACCACACCACTGTCATGGCCGAGGACGCCCGCGGCCTGATGGACCATCTCGGCCTCGAGACGGCCGACGTGCTCGGTTATTCGATGGGCGCCAGGATCACCGCCTTCCTGGCGCTGCGCCACCCCGCACGGGTTCGTTCCGCCGTGCTCGGCGGCCTCGGCATCAAGCTGGTCGACGGCGTCGGCCTGCCCGAGACCATTGCCGACGCGCTGGAAGCGCCGTCGCTGGACGAGGTCACCGATCCGCAGGGGCGGATGTTCCGCGCCTTCGCCAACCAGACCCGGTCGGACCGGGCGGCGCTGGCCGCCTGCATCCGCGGCTCGCGTAACCTGATGACGGCCGAGGAGGTCGGCGAGATCCGCTGCCCGACCCTGGTCGCGGTCGGTACCAAGGATCAGATCGCTGGCGAGCCGGAGCCGCTGGCAGCCCTCATCCCGAAAGGCGAGGCGCTGGATATCCCGGACCGCGACCATATGCCGGCGGTCGGCGACAAGGTGTTCAAGGCCGGCGTCGTCCAGTTCCTGTCGCGTCGTCCCTGA
- a CDS encoding alpha/beta fold hydrolase: MSIHPRHARFTGAEGNRLEGDVYGHGERTALLLHGGGQTRHAWRATARKLAERGFTAIPVDQRGHGDSAWVDTGAYAFQDFGDDAVALGRQIERQFGSKPVAIGASLGGLASLHALGDAACFSALVLVDITPRMEQRGVAHVQNFMMARAKEGFASIDEAADTVAAYLPHRTKPRSNEGLRKNLRQRADGRWYWHWDPRFFDGPRAVNSDPEQLVARLERAACGLTMPTLLVRGGSSDIVSPESAEAFLALVPHARFIDVSGAGHMVAGDKNDVFADAILAFLG; encoded by the coding sequence ATGTCGATCCATCCGCGGCATGCGCGTTTCACCGGCGCCGAGGGCAACCGGCTCGAAGGCGACGTCTATGGCCATGGCGAGCGCACGGCGCTGCTGCTGCATGGCGGCGGCCAGACCCGGCACGCCTGGCGGGCGACCGCGCGCAAGCTCGCCGAGCGCGGCTTCACCGCCATTCCGGTCGACCAGCGCGGCCATGGCGACAGCGCCTGGGTCGACACCGGCGCCTATGCCTTCCAGGACTTTGGCGACGACGCGGTGGCGCTCGGGCGTCAGATCGAGCGGCAATTCGGTTCCAAGCCGGTGGCGATCGGCGCTTCGCTCGGCGGCCTCGCCTCGCTCCACGCCCTTGGCGACGCCGCGTGCTTTTCCGCGCTGGTGCTGGTCGACATCACCCCACGCATGGAACAGCGCGGCGTTGCCCATGTGCAGAATTTCATGATGGCGCGGGCCAAGGAGGGCTTCGCCAGCATCGACGAGGCGGCCGACACGGTGGCCGCCTATCTGCCGCACCGGACCAAGCCCCGGTCCAATGAGGGCCTGCGCAAGAACCTCCGCCAGCGCGCCGACGGACGCTGGTACTGGCACTGGGACCCGCGCTTTTTCGACGGACCGCGCGCCGTCAATAGCGACCCTGAGCAACTGGTGGCGCGGCTTGAAAGAGCGGCTTGTGGGTTGACCATGCCGACCTTGCTGGTGCGCGGCGGCTCGTCCGACATCGTCAGCCCGGAAAGCGCCGAGGCTTTCCTGGCGCTGGTGCCGCATGCCCGTTTCATCGATGTCAGCGGCGCCGGCCACATGGTGGCGGGCGACAAGAACGATGTCTTCGCCGACGCCATCCTGGCCTTCCTCGGCTGA